The following are encoded in a window of Streptomyces griseiscabiei genomic DNA:
- a CDS encoding ATP-dependent DNA helicase: MTKPSLHELLHAAVTAVGGMERPGQVTMVEAVAEAIDDGSHLLVQAGTGTGKSLGYLVPALAQGERVVVATATLALQRQLVERDLPRTVDALHPLLRRRPEFAMLKGRSNYLCLHRLNEGVPQDEEEGLFDQFEAAAPSSKLGQDLLRLRDWSQETETGDRDDLTPGVSDRAWSQISVSSRECLGATKCAYGAECFAEAARERAKLAEVVVTNHALLAIDAIEGAPVLPQHEVLIVDEAHELVSRVTGVATGELTPGQVNRAVKRAAKLVNEKAADQLQTAAEGFERVMELALPGRLEEVPEDLAYVLMALRDAARTVISAIGSTRDKSVQDEDAVRKQALAAVESVHDVAERISNGSEWDVVWYERHDRFGASLRVAPMSVSGLLREKLFTDRSVTLTSATLKLGGDFNGVGASLGLAPEGTQGDDLPQWKGVDVGSPFDYPRQGILYVAKHLSRPARDGDRADMLDELTELIQAAGGRTLGLFSSMRAAQLAAEELRVRIPEYPILLQGEETLGELIKGFAADPETCLFGTLSLWQGVDVPGTSCQLVVMDKIPFPRPDDPLMSARQKAVEEAGGNGFMAVAATHAALLMAQGAGRLVRAQGDRGVVAVLDQRLATARYGSYLKASLPDFWYTTDRNQARKSLSAIDSAAKDKEKEAEQAEA, encoded by the coding sequence ATGACGAAGCCCTCACTCCACGAACTCCTGCACGCCGCCGTCACCGCCGTCGGCGGCATGGAGCGCCCCGGCCAGGTGACCATGGTCGAAGCCGTCGCGGAGGCGATCGACGACGGCTCCCATCTGCTGGTCCAGGCAGGCACCGGCACGGGAAAGTCGCTCGGCTACCTGGTGCCCGCCCTGGCCCAGGGGGAGCGCGTCGTCGTGGCGACCGCGACCCTGGCACTCCAGCGCCAGCTCGTGGAGCGGGACCTCCCGAGAACGGTCGACGCGCTGCATCCGCTGCTGCGCCGGCGCCCCGAGTTCGCGATGCTCAAGGGCCGGTCGAACTACCTGTGCCTGCACCGTCTGAACGAAGGCGTGCCGCAGGACGAGGAGGAGGGCCTCTTCGACCAGTTCGAGGCGGCCGCGCCCTCCAGCAAGCTGGGCCAGGACCTGCTGCGCCTGCGGGACTGGTCGCAGGAGACCGAGACCGGTGACCGGGACGACCTCACCCCGGGTGTCTCCGACCGTGCCTGGTCGCAGATCTCCGTGTCGTCCCGGGAGTGCCTGGGTGCCACGAAGTGCGCGTACGGCGCCGAGTGCTTCGCCGAGGCGGCCCGGGAGCGGGCCAAGCTCGCCGAGGTGGTCGTCACCAATCACGCGCTGCTCGCGATCGACGCCATCGAGGGCGCGCCGGTGCTTCCGCAGCACGAGGTGCTGATCGTGGACGAGGCGCACGAACTCGTCTCCCGGGTGACCGGGGTGGCCACCGGCGAGCTCACGCCCGGCCAGGTCAACCGCGCGGTGAAGCGCGCGGCGAAGCTCGTGAACGAGAAGGCCGCCGACCAGCTGCAGACCGCCGCCGAGGGGTTCGAGCGGGTCATGGAGCTGGCTCTGCCGGGCCGCCTGGAGGAGGTCCCCGAGGACCTGGCGTACGTCCTCATGGCGCTGCGCGACGCCGCCCGCACCGTGATCTCGGCGATCGGCAGCACCCGCGACAAGTCCGTCCAGGACGAGGACGCCGTCCGCAAGCAGGCACTGGCGGCCGTGGAGAGCGTGCACGACGTGGCGGAGCGGATCAGCAACGGGTCGGAGTGGGACGTCGTCTGGTACGAACGCCACGACCGCTTCGGCGCGTCCCTGCGCGTGGCCCCCATGTCCGTCTCGGGGCTGCTCCGGGAGAAGCTCTTCACGGACCGTTCCGTCACCCTGACCTCGGCCACGCTCAAACTGGGCGGCGACTTCAACGGCGTGGGAGCGTCTCTGGGGCTGGCGCCGGAGGGCACTCAGGGGGACGACCTTCCGCAGTGGAAGGGCGTGGACGTCGGATCGCCGTTCGACTACCCGAGGCAGGGCATCCTCTATGTCGCCAAGCATCTCTCGCGTCCCGCACGCGACGGCGACCGGGCGGACATGCTGGACGAACTGACGGAGCTGATCCAGGCGGCCGGCGGCCGCACGCTCGGTCTCTTCTCGTCGATGCGGGCCGCCCAGCTGGCGGCGGAGGAGCTGCGCGTCCGGATCCCCGAGTACCCGATCCTGCTCCAGGGCGAGGAGACGCTCGGTGAGCTGATCAAGGGCTTCGCGGCCGACCCGGAGACCTGTCTCTTCGGCACGCTCTCCCTCTGGCAGGGGGTGGACGTGCCCGGCACCAGCTGTCAGCTGGTGGTCATGGACAAGATCCCGTTCCCGCGCCCCGACGACCCCTTGATGAGCGCCCGCCAGAAGGCGGTCGAGGAGGCGGGCGGCAATGGCTTCATGGCCGTCGCCGCCACCCACGCGGCCCTGCTGATGGCCCAGGGCGCCGGCCGCCTCGTACGGGCACAGGGGGATCGCGGGGTGGTCGCCGTACTGGACCAGAGACTGGCGACCGCTCGGTACGGCAGCTATCTGAAGGCCTCACTGCCCGACTTCTGGTACACGACGGACCGTAACCAGGCCCGCAAGTCGCTCTCCGCGATCGACAGCGCGGCAAAGGACAAGGAAAAGGAAGCGGAGCAGGCGGAGGCGTGA
- a CDS encoding GNAT family N-acetyltransferase, producing the protein MPPTDASIPASTDTAPAPTSNEDTLELRLPDDFLALLSANADGDGDGDDCGDPTEAGQAVPPAGGELLDHLADWGPVVTPAGTLRLVPVRLERQLPLISHWMNDSAVASYWKLAGPEAVTANHLRSQLGGDGRSLPCLGLLDGTPMSYWEIYRADLDPIARHYPARPHDTGIHLLIGPVADRGRGLGSTLLRAVADLVLDRRPACARVIAEPDLRNFPSVSAFLSAGFRFSAEVELPDKRAALMVRDRLLRDLM; encoded by the coding sequence GTGCCTCCCACCGACGCGAGCATCCCGGCGAGCACCGACACCGCCCCGGCCCCGACGAGCAATGAGGACACGCTCGAACTGCGCCTGCCCGACGACTTCCTCGCGCTCCTGTCCGCGAACGCGGACGGTGACGGTGACGGTGACGACTGCGGTGATCCGACCGAGGCGGGACAGGCCGTGCCCCCGGCCGGCGGCGAACTGCTCGACCATCTCGCCGACTGGGGGCCGGTCGTCACCCCGGCAGGTACCCTGCGCCTGGTCCCCGTCCGTCTCGAACGGCAGCTGCCGCTGATCTCCCACTGGATGAACGACTCGGCGGTGGCCTCCTACTGGAAGCTCGCCGGACCCGAAGCCGTGACCGCGAACCACCTCCGGTCGCAACTCGGCGGAGACGGCCGCAGCCTGCCCTGCCTCGGCCTGCTCGACGGCACCCCGATGAGCTACTGGGAGATCTACCGGGCGGATCTCGACCCCATCGCCCGCCACTACCCGGCCCGCCCGCACGACACCGGAATCCATCTCCTCATCGGACCCGTGGCCGACCGGGGACGGGGTCTCGGCTCCACCCTGCTGCGTGCCGTCGCCGATCTCGTCCTCGACAGAAGACCCGCGTGCGCCCGGGTGATCGCGGAACCCGACCTTCGCAACTTTCCCTCCGTCTCCGCGTTCCTGAGCGCGGGCTTCCGGTTCTCCGCGGAGGTCGAGCTGCCCGACAAACGGGCCGCCCTCATGGTCAGGGACCGGCTGCTGCGCGATCTGATGTAG
- a CDS encoding IucA/IucC family protein, whose product MPGPSNAEPPPHPAAPSPRPPEAGTHRSEPGAASAQHPPGQAEPRSAATGPVPRQARPAHGPTEPPPGSDTDPLHHPDPHTAAQAAAVENLLRCWAREHDLTSPLDATLRIPLPTTGTTLLAPVRYWSPTGHHRFGPPRLADTDATAPAPDAATVATLLAREATPRAPHDAGASPDHRELVGRVADSARRVAVFLAERRAEPADHPDRFLAAEQALVLGHPLHPTPKSREGLPGAETRLYSPETRGSFPLHWMAVAPSVLSADSAWTERGRVIPAERLTARLAGPGPHLPDGYAVLPLHPWQAREVRHRSAVAALLDAGLLRDLGPHGDPWHATSSVRTVHRTGVPAMLKLSLGLRITNSRREHLRKELHRGVEVHRLLRTGLTERWQAAHPGFDIVRDPAWLAVTAPDGSPVPGLDVVIRHNPFGPADDASCVAGLVSPRPYRPDLTLRSRLADVVTRLTARTGRPRAAVAVEWFLRYLERVVRPVLWLDGEAGIALEAHQQNTIVLLDPDGWPIGGRYRDNQGYYFRESRRAGLSARLPGIGERSDTFVSDEVTDERLVYYLGINNVLGLIGAFGSQRLGDERLLLAAFRRFLSDVATGPARLNTTLPARLLDSPVLRCKANLLTRLHGLDELVGPVDTQSVYVTITNPLHR is encoded by the coding sequence ATCCCGGGCCCGTCGAACGCAGAGCCGCCACCTCACCCGGCCGCCCCGTCGCCCCGCCCGCCCGAAGCGGGAACCCACCGGTCCGAGCCGGGGGCGGCTTCCGCTCAACACCCGCCCGGTCAGGCCGAACCGAGATCCGCTGCGACTGGGCCGGTCCCGCGCCAAGCCCGGCCGGCCCATGGCCCGACCGAGCCCCCGCCCGGCTCCGACACCGACCCGCTGCATCACCCTGACCCCCACACCGCGGCCCAAGCCGCAGCCGTCGAGAACCTGTTGCGCTGCTGGGCACGCGAACACGACCTCACCTCCCCTCTCGACGCCACCCTCCGCATCCCCCTTCCCACGACCGGCACGACACTCCTCGCGCCGGTGCGCTACTGGTCCCCCACCGGCCATCACCGCTTCGGCCCGCCCCGCCTCGCCGACACCGACGCCACCGCACCCGCCCCCGACGCGGCCACCGTGGCGACCCTCCTGGCCAGGGAGGCGACTCCACGGGCCCCGCATGACGCCGGCGCCTCACCGGACCATCGCGAGCTGGTCGGCAGGGTCGCCGACTCCGCCCGCCGCGTCGCCGTGTTCCTCGCCGAGCGCCGAGCCGAACCCGCCGATCATCCGGACCGTTTCCTCGCGGCGGAGCAGGCTCTCGTCCTCGGCCATCCCCTGCACCCGACCCCCAAGAGCCGCGAGGGTCTCCCGGGAGCCGAAACCCGCCTCTACTCACCGGAGACGCGCGGCTCCTTCCCCCTGCACTGGATGGCGGTCGCCCCCTCCGTCCTGTCGGCCGACTCGGCATGGACCGAGCGCGGCCGTGTCATCCCCGCCGAGCGGCTGACCGCACGTCTGGCCGGCCCTGGGCCGCACCTGCCGGACGGCTACGCCGTCCTGCCGCTGCACCCCTGGCAGGCCCGCGAGGTCCGCCACCGCTCGGCCGTCGCCGCCCTGCTCGACGCCGGACTGCTCCGAGACCTCGGTCCGCACGGCGACCCTTGGCACGCCACCTCCTCCGTCCGAACCGTTCACCGCACCGGTGTTCCCGCGATGCTGAAGCTCTCGCTGGGCCTCAGGATCACCAACTCCCGCCGTGAGCACCTCCGCAAGGAACTCCACCGAGGAGTGGAGGTCCACCGCCTGCTGCGCACCGGTCTCACCGAGCGGTGGCAGGCGGCCCATCCCGGGTTCGACATCGTCCGCGACCCGGCCTGGCTCGCGGTCACCGCACCGGACGGCTCCCCTGTGCCCGGGCTGGACGTGGTGATCCGGCACAACCCGTTCGGTCCGGCGGACGACGCGTCCTGCGTCGCGGGACTGGTGTCACCGAGGCCGTACCGCCCCGACCTCACCCTGCGGTCGCGCCTCGCCGATGTGGTCACCCGCCTCACCGCGCGCACCGGCCGCCCCCGGGCAGCCGTCGCCGTCGAGTGGTTCCTGCGCTATCTGGAGCGGGTCGTGCGGCCCGTGCTGTGGCTGGACGGCGAGGCCGGGATCGCTCTCGAAGCCCATCAGCAGAACACGATCGTTCTGCTGGACCCCGACGGCTGGCCCATCGGCGGCCGCTACCGCGACAACCAGGGCTACTACTTCCGTGAGTCCCGCCGGGCGGGGCTGTCCGCCCGCCTCCCCGGCATCGGCGAGCGCAGCGACACGTTCGTCTCCGACGAGGTCACCGACGAGCGGCTCGTCTACTACCTCGGTATCAACAATGTGCTCGGCCTCATCGGTGCCTTCGGCTCCCAGCGGCTCGGTGACGAACGGCTCCTGCTCGCCGCCTTCCGCCGCTTCCTCAGCGATGTCGCCACCGGCCCCGCCCGGCTGAACACCACCCTGCCGGCCCGGTTGCTCGACTCACCCGTCCTGCGCTGCAAGGCCAACCTCCTGACCCGCCTCCACGGCCTCGACGAACTCGTCGGCCCGGTCGACACCCAGTCCGTCTACGTCACCATCACCAACCCCCTTCACCGCTGA
- a CDS encoding diaminobutyrate--2-oxoglutarate transaminase family protein has protein sequence MAVTESAVAPAGREPERARPGHEDGRARTRREHEGARSAREGILRRQAARESAARTYARALPIVPVRARGLTIEGADGRRYLDCLSGAGTLALGHNHPVVLEAIRKVLDSGAPLHVLDLATPVKDAFTTELFRTLPPGLADRARIQFCGPAGSDAVEAAFRLVRAATGRTGLLAFTGACHGMTAGALEVSGGASDVRVARLPYPQDYRCPFGVGGERGAELAARWTESVLDDAKSGVPLPAGMILEPVQGEGGVVPAPDGWLRRMREITAARSIPLIADEVQTGVGRTGRFWAVEHSGVVPDVMVLSKAIGGSLPLAVVVYRDDLDVWRPGAHAGTFRGNQLAMAAGTATLAHVRENGLAERAETLGSRILAQLRGLTSHFACVGDVRGRGLMIGIEMVTPDAAPPSDTTGPRPPAPSLATAVQRECLRRGLIVELGGRHAGVVRLLPPLTITDEQTDAVLDRLTDAIASVASTAETRGPVTPPPERAPARGPSPGE, from the coding sequence GTGGCGGTGACCGAGTCCGCGGTGGCGCCGGCGGGGCGTGAGCCCGAGCGGGCGCGCCCGGGACACGAGGACGGGCGGGCTCGCACACGGCGGGAGCACGAGGGGGCGCGCTCGGCGCGGGAGGGGATCCTGCGACGGCAGGCCGCCCGCGAGTCGGCGGCCCGCACCTACGCGCGCGCCCTGCCCATCGTGCCCGTACGCGCGCGTGGGCTGACCATCGAGGGCGCCGACGGCCGCCGCTACCTCGACTGCCTGTCCGGCGCGGGCACCCTCGCCCTCGGCCACAACCACCCGGTCGTCCTCGAAGCGATCCGGAAAGTCCTCGACTCCGGCGCCCCCCTGCACGTCCTCGACCTGGCCACCCCCGTCAAGGACGCCTTCACCACCGAGCTGTTCCGCACCCTGCCGCCGGGCCTCGCGGACCGCGCGCGCATCCAGTTCTGCGGACCCGCCGGCAGCGACGCGGTCGAGGCCGCCTTCAGGCTGGTCCGCGCGGCGACCGGGCGGACCGGACTGCTCGCCTTCACCGGTGCCTGCCACGGGATGACCGCCGGGGCCCTGGAAGTGTCCGGAGGCGCCTCCGACGTACGAGTGGCACGGCTGCCGTATCCCCAGGACTACCGCTGTCCCTTCGGCGTCGGCGGTGAACGCGGTGCCGAACTCGCCGCCCGCTGGACCGAGTCCGTCCTCGACGACGCCAAGTCCGGTGTGCCGCTGCCCGCCGGCATGATCCTCGAACCCGTCCAGGGCGAGGGCGGTGTCGTCCCCGCCCCCGACGGCTGGCTGCGCCGCATGCGCGAGATCACCGCCGCGCGCTCGATCCCGCTGATCGCCGACGAGGTCCAGACGGGCGTGGGCCGTACGGGCAGGTTCTGGGCCGTCGAGCACAGCGGTGTCGTCCCCGATGTGATGGTCCTGTCCAAGGCCATCGGCGGCAGCCTCCCGCTGGCCGTCGTGGTCTACCGCGACGACCTCGACGTCTGGCGGCCCGGCGCCCACGCGGGCACCTTCCGCGGCAACCAGCTCGCCATGGCCGCCGGCACCGCCACCCTCGCCCACGTCCGCGAGAACGGCCTCGCCGAACGGGCCGAGACCCTGGGCTCCCGCATCCTCGCCCAACTCCGTGGCCTCACCTCGCACTTCGCCTGTGTCGGTGACGTACGGGGACGGGGGCTGATGATCGGTATCGAGATGGTCACCCCGGACGCGGCCCCTCCCTCCGACACCACCGGCCCACGCCCGCCCGCGCCTTCCCTCGCCACCGCGGTCCAGCGGGAGTGCCTGCGCCGGGGCCTGATCGTCGAACTCGGCGGGCGCCATGCCGGTGTCGTCCGCCTCCTCCCGCCGCTCACGATCACCGACGAACAGACGGACGCCGTACTCGACCGTCTGACGGACGCGATCGCCTCGGTGGCGTCCACCGCCGAGACCCGAGGCCCGGTGACCCCACCGCCCGAGCGAGCCCCGGCCCGCGGACCCAGCCCCGGGGAGTGA
- a CDS encoding trypsin-like serine peptidase — MRPIRPLFAARRGRSTRRRTSPVVAAVGLAAVLSLTATACGSGDTTANADASASAQDSGSGGDGKIQIPDDIKDKLKEHGIDLDKWRGGAWKNWNKDDWLREAEDYVNPIIKDLWDPDRMRDAEEPEKEVDESDLTGDQGVTDPTPASVDAAAVSAKYHANVPEAGKVFFDAPEGTMVCSATVVQDPANPGKSNMVWTAGHCVHAGKSGGWYRNIAFVPSYNDSGMSASELQTATKEQVAPYGVWWGDWAQTSDQWIEQGGQTGGDGAPYDFAVIHVTPEEGSGGKSLEEMVGSALPVDFAAPAVPQVKSITATGYPAGAPYDGETMYQCTDKPGRLSLVEADPTMYRIGCTMTGGSSGGGWVATGSDGRPALVSNTSIGPVSAGWLAGPRLGKEAEGVYQAVSDKFASR; from the coding sequence ATGCGACCCATACGACCGCTCTTCGCCGCTCGTCGCGGGAGGAGCACGCGCCGCAGGACCTCCCCCGTCGTGGCCGCGGTCGGCCTTGCCGCCGTGCTGTCGTTGACCGCCACCGCGTGCGGCTCCGGTGACACCACGGCCAACGCCGACGCGTCGGCGTCCGCGCAGGACAGCGGCAGCGGGGGCGACGGCAAGATCCAGATCCCGGACGACATCAAGGACAAGCTCAAGGAACACGGGATCGACCTCGACAAGTGGCGGGGCGGGGCCTGGAAGAACTGGAACAAGGACGACTGGCTGCGCGAGGCCGAGGACTACGTCAACCCGATCATCAAGGACCTGTGGGACCCGGACCGGATGCGGGACGCCGAGGAGCCGGAGAAGGAGGTCGACGAGAGCGACCTCACCGGTGACCAGGGCGTGACCGACCCGACGCCGGCGTCCGTCGACGCGGCGGCGGTGTCGGCGAAGTACCACGCGAACGTGCCCGAGGCGGGCAAGGTGTTCTTCGACGCGCCCGAAGGCACGATGGTCTGCTCGGCGACGGTGGTCCAGGACCCGGCCAACCCGGGCAAGTCCAACATGGTGTGGACGGCCGGGCACTGTGTGCACGCCGGCAAGTCGGGCGGCTGGTACCGCAACATCGCCTTCGTGCCCTCGTACAACGACAGCGGTATGTCGGCGTCGGAACTGCAGACGGCCACCAAGGAGCAGGTCGCTCCGTACGGTGTCTGGTGGGGGGACTGGGCGCAGACCTCGGACCAGTGGATCGAGCAGGGCGGCCAGACGGGCGGTGACGGGGCGCCGTACGACTTCGCGGTGATCCATGTGACGCCGGAGGAGGGCAGCGGGGGCAAGTCGCTGGAGGAGATGGTCGGTTCGGCGCTGCCGGTGGACTTCGCGGCGCCCGCCGTGCCGCAGGTGAAGAGCATCACGGCGACCGGCTACCCGGCGGGGGCTCCGTACGACGGCGAGACGATGTACCAGTGCACGGACAAGCCCGGGCGGCTCTCGCTCGTCGAGGCCGACCCGACGATGTACCGCATCGGCTGCACCATGACCGGTGGTTCGTCCGGTGGTGGCTGGGTGGCGACCGGTTCGGACGGCCGGCCCGCGCTGGTGTCGAACACCTCCATCGGTCCGGTGAGCGCCGGCTGGCTGGCCGGGCCGCGGCTGGGCAAGGAGGCCGAGGGTGTGTACCAGGCGGTGAGCGACAAGTTCGCGTCGCGGTGA
- a CDS encoding DegT/DnrJ/EryC1/StrS family aminotransferase: MPEPHLALHGGDPVVAEPPDWPQRGPLEARMLREVLDDGQWSLHGGTRCTRFESRFAALQGLGRVLTVSNGTAALQLACEALGLGPGDEVIVPGLTRPGTAGAVLDANAVPVLVDVDPDTWCLDPAAVEAAVTERTRAIVAVHLYGTMPDLMALAALSARYGLALIEDCAHAPGARWDRHGAGSVGTLSCFSFGMTSTLTAGEGGCVATADPLLAGRLSGLRDRGRPPAGSPLGWRPLQGGNHRMTEWQAAVLLAQCERFAEQRERREAVTRRWREAALACGFLHPARLLPEVERPPGQALALSYVPGTDLLGDLPVATVRAALAAELRVPVEACYRPLDTSPAYLPHSKPRHHLSQEYWEAIAPGRARLPHCARLYESSVVLPHTAMLRPGAEDHLPQALDRLACHADQLRDRAATGRRKAAA; encoded by the coding sequence GTGCCTGAGCCCCATCTCGCGCTCCACGGCGGTGACCCGGTGGTCGCCGAACCCCCCGACTGGCCGCAACGCGGGCCGCTGGAGGCCCGCATGCTCCGCGAGGTCCTGGACGACGGCCAGTGGTCACTGCACGGCGGCACCCGCTGCACCCGCTTCGAGTCCCGCTTCGCCGCACTGCAGGGCCTCGGCCGTGTCCTGACCGTCAGCAACGGCACCGCCGCCCTGCAACTCGCCTGCGAGGCCCTCGGCCTGGGCCCCGGCGACGAGGTCATCGTCCCCGGCCTCACCCGCCCGGGCACGGCCGGCGCGGTCCTGGACGCGAACGCCGTGCCCGTCCTCGTCGACGTGGACCCCGACACCTGGTGCCTGGATCCGGCCGCCGTGGAGGCCGCCGTCACGGAGCGGACCCGGGCGATCGTCGCCGTCCACCTGTACGGGACGATGCCCGACCTGATGGCCCTGGCCGCCCTCTCCGCCCGGTACGGCCTCGCCCTGATCGAGGACTGCGCCCACGCACCCGGCGCCCGCTGGGACCGGCACGGCGCCGGCTCGGTCGGCACCCTGTCCTGCTTCAGCTTCGGGATGACCAGCACCCTCACCGCGGGCGAGGGCGGCTGCGTCGCCACCGCCGACCCCCTGCTCGCGGGCCGTCTCTCCGGCCTCCGCGACCGCGGCCGCCCACCGGCGGGCTCGCCACTCGGCTGGCGCCCCCTCCAGGGCGGCAACCACCGGATGACCGAGTGGCAGGCGGCCGTCCTGCTCGCCCAGTGCGAACGGTTCGCGGAACAACGCGAACGACGCGAGGCGGTCACCCGCCGCTGGCGCGAGGCGGCACTCGCCTGCGGCTTCCTGCACCCCGCCCGACTGCTCCCCGAGGTCGAACGACCACCCGGACAGGCCCTCGCCCTGTCGTACGTCCCCGGCACGGACCTCCTCGGCGACCTCCCCGTGGCGACCGTCCGAGCCGCCCTCGCCGCCGAACTCCGCGTCCCCGTCGAGGCCTGCTACCGCCCCCTCGACACCTCGCCCGCCTACCTGCCGCACAGCAAACCCCGGCACCACCTCTCCCAGGAATACTGGGAGGCCATCGCCCCCGGCCGGGCCCGACTCCCGCACTGCGCCCGCCTGTACGAGTCCTCCGTGGTCCTCCCGCACACCGCGATGCTCCGCCCCGGCGCCGAGGACCACCTCCCCCAGGCCCTCGACCGCCTGGCCTGCCACGCCGACCAGCTGCGCGACCGCGCGGCCACCGGACGGAGGAAGGCGGCGGCATGA